The Urbifossiella limnaea genome has a window encoding:
- the holA gene encoding DNA polymerase III subunit delta: protein MDALPFLAAVAKSKRQPVYVLAGDEDFLKRRCRDAIIHAALGDADAAFAVGTYAGDKLDFSTVRNELDTLPFLSPCRVVVVDAADTFVTAHRPALERYAAAPSAAGVLVLDVKAFPENTKLAKALPDAAKVHCKAPPAYKLGAWVQEWARAGHGKKLSPDAAALLIDLAGNTMGQLDQELEKLAVAAGAKSTIEAADVHRLVGRSQGADVFRILDAIGEGKPAAALTILERLFAEGVAPMGVLAPMMAQLRKLAAVGRLTADGQALGPAMDAAKVPAWPQARESFQRQVRWLGRRRLDALSGWLVEIDRDLKGGSPLPEKVQVERLVVRLARPRT from the coding sequence ATGGACGCCCTCCCGTTCCTCGCCGCCGTCGCCAAGTCGAAGCGCCAGCCCGTCTACGTCCTCGCCGGTGACGAGGACTTTCTCAAGCGCCGCTGCCGCGACGCCATCATTCACGCGGCCCTCGGCGACGCCGACGCCGCGTTCGCCGTCGGCACCTACGCCGGCGACAAGCTCGACTTCTCCACCGTCCGCAACGAGCTGGACACGCTGCCGTTCCTCAGCCCGTGCCGCGTCGTCGTGGTGGACGCGGCCGACACGTTCGTCACCGCCCACCGGCCGGCGCTGGAGCGCTACGCCGCCGCGCCGTCCGCGGCCGGGGTGCTGGTCCTCGACGTGAAGGCGTTCCCCGAGAACACGAAGCTGGCGAAGGCGCTGCCGGACGCGGCGAAGGTTCACTGCAAGGCGCCGCCGGCGTACAAGCTCGGCGCCTGGGTGCAGGAGTGGGCGCGCGCCGGCCACGGCAAGAAGCTCAGCCCCGACGCCGCGGCCCTGCTCATCGACCTCGCCGGCAACACGATGGGGCAGCTCGACCAGGAGCTCGAAAAGCTCGCCGTCGCGGCCGGCGCCAAAAGCACGATCGAGGCCGCGGACGTTCACCGCCTCGTCGGCCGCAGCCAGGGCGCGGACGTGTTCCGCATCCTCGACGCCATCGGCGAAGGCAAGCCCGCCGCGGCGCTGACGATCCTCGAACGCCTGTTCGCGGAGGGGGTGGCGCCGATGGGCGTGCTGGCGCCGATGATGGCGCAGCTGCGGAAGCTCGCCGCGGTGGGCCGGCTGACCGCCGACGGGCAGGCGCTCGGCCCGGCGATGGACGCGGCGAAGGTGCCGGCGTGGCCGCAGGCGCGTGAGAGCTTCCAGCGACAGGTCCGCTGGCTCGGCCGGCGCCGGTTGGACGCGCTCAGCGGCTGGCTCGTCGAGATCGACCGCGACCTGAAGGGCGGCAGCCCGCTGCCGGAGAAGGTGCAGGTGGAGCGGCTGGTGGTGCGGCTCGCCCGCCCGCGGACGTAG
- a CDS encoding sigma-70 family RNA polymerase sigma factor, whose product MTPATARGLVRRVEPHPDPSADADLVGRFARTADPAAFAALVRRHGPMVLAACRRMLPTPADADDAFQAVFLVLLRKAGAVRPAGAVGGWLHGVAVRTAQKARVAAARRRRREMTRVLTSPEESSLSPAEHAELRAVLDEELAKLPEPQRAALVLCDLAGKTRAEAAADLGCPEGTVAARVHRARKALAERLTRRGVTAPAVVAAAAVPAELAAAVARFADGGPIPAAVRSLADGVVRGMAAHPLSLAVAALAAAAIAAGALWAAGPAPAEAVAAADPVPAAARPVVDLSFNADGTRYVVLAGGAAAVKDAATDQTLWTAPAEAVRFTRTPAGRDDLTTLTADGVVQRGGADGTPHGRTAPRPKTATPWRAVRFSADAARYAVHTGAGVRVYETTTGAEAVEPAEQHGPGDRPAAAHAADVLFSPDGKALVGLGVMIEPGNVGLAEWAMENGHRRRATGGDPRPTAAAYSPDSDMIAEGFADRIVLLSNKATEAPEPEGGRERTRLRPHKQLPPAAPVTALAFSPDGKVVAAGVRGGAGKLAAAVQLLDAATGKELRRFGGFAADAAVTALAFSPDSRTLLAGTAGGEVKRFAVADPPPASSHVSALQFAPDGKTYLVVASEKARVKDAATDRILWDAPAEAARFTADGTAVVTMGKDVERRSAATGEVQTAARRPKTELGWHAVAFSPEGARYAAHFGFEARVYDRDPAAEPFRLERSFGPPGGALIGVHGRDVRYSPDGKLLAAVGVMLTPTDMGTAVWDAETGKRLLAYPPPGNLGEWQGATAAAFSADGKRFAVALEKRVHVFDVPGFKHQLRLDDTPGSGPVTALAFAPDGKSLAVGYRLPLLHGGEVKPSVVGHKTEVQLIELATRKELRRFDGFGGVNHMGPTVLPVTALAFSPDGKTLLAGTGLSHLSTPPAGPIPPGEVKRFILADEPPAKGAAAPVWRETGKLPRFEDRVQSVTFSADGKQLAVGGRGGAAQHTVTMWDAATRRQLWAGGPVPAGTTGVSFSPDGKLLAATCDTTTGLYDARTGQPVPMNPPLPGGKAAAFSHAAERVAGQARRKLAVTDGRMVAVLDWAEGVPVSSATFGPLKDGPKVEGELPAGVAFAPSGRQLVFIPNHKVDPAFFAGKAAAAGPATHWVAHVWGGGSGEAMYPLPHGTAPVTAVAWSPDGKTIASGCRLGDVVVWDAKTFQELRRTRLGGRSGEGIIRALAFAPDGQTLAAAVSFDAGKNAERVVMLDPATGERRGNDLQGFGSFTPVALAFAPDGRPLAVGLADFLPQIQLPPGGEDRPLGSVVLFTTDPEPKEPPAAPAADDVSFAPDGRTYLFVHGGTVQLADAATDRVRWDAPADAARFTPDGKTVLTVGDGLIRRDAATGKVLTGLPRPKHSHPVRAAAFSPDGKRYAVHHGTFAQVLDGASGFELERLGPDPILPQRILPAGAVARVAWSADGKRLAVVGLPARADGKVGVLLWDAARPLSVELDGFPAAEARAAAFSPDGKTLAVATQHDVYLWADGAKAPRREALLGDLGAVGFLPDGRVLVAGEGRYADGKSDPPVYERRLFAHVIDRKQAFGGISAIDMTTVRPAGAPPVTALAVSPDGRSVLVAAGGGVTRLTFAEPPGR is encoded by the coding sequence ATGACCCCCGCCACCGCCCGCGGCCTCGTCCGCCGCGTCGAGCCCCACCCCGACCCGTCGGCCGACGCCGACCTCGTGGGCCGGTTCGCCCGCACCGCCGACCCGGCCGCGTTCGCCGCGCTCGTGCGCCGGCACGGGCCGATGGTGCTGGCCGCCTGCCGCCGCATGTTGCCCACCCCCGCCGACGCCGACGACGCCTTCCAGGCCGTGTTCCTGGTGCTGCTGCGGAAGGCGGGGGCGGTGCGGCCGGCGGGGGCCGTCGGCGGGTGGCTCCACGGCGTGGCGGTGCGGACGGCCCAGAAGGCCCGGGTGGCCGCCGCCCGCCGGCGGAGGCGCGAGATGACACGCGTGCTGACGAGCCCCGAGGAGTCGTCCCTGTCCCCCGCCGAGCACGCCGAACTGCGGGCCGTGCTGGACGAGGAGCTGGCGAAGCTGCCCGAGCCGCAGCGGGCAGCACTGGTGCTGTGCGACCTGGCCGGCAAGACGCGCGCGGAGGCCGCCGCCGACCTGGGCTGCCCCGAAGGCACCGTCGCGGCGCGGGTCCACCGCGCCCGCAAGGCGCTGGCCGAGCGGCTGACGCGCCGCGGCGTGACGGCGCCGGCGGTGGTCGCGGCCGCGGCGGTGCCGGCGGAGCTGGCCGCGGCCGTGGCCCGCTTCGCCGACGGCGGGCCGATCCCCGCGGCGGTGCGGTCGCTGGCCGACGGCGTGGTGCGGGGCATGGCGGCGCACCCGCTGTCGCTGGCGGTGGCGGCGCTGGCGGCGGCGGCGATCGCCGCCGGGGCGCTGTGGGCGGCGGGGCCGGCGCCGGCGGAAGCGGTCGCGGCCGCCGACCCCGTACCGGCCGCGGCGCGGCCCGTCGTCGATCTGTCGTTCAACGCCGACGGCACGCGCTACGTGGTGCTGGCCGGCGGCGCGGCGGCGGTGAAGGACGCGGCGACGGACCAGACGCTGTGGACCGCCCCCGCCGAGGCCGTCCGCTTCACCCGCACCCCGGCCGGCCGCGACGACCTGACCACGCTGACGGCCGACGGCGTCGTACAGCGCGGCGGCGCAGACGGCACGCCGCACGGCCGCACGGCGCCGCGGCCGAAGACGGCCACCCCGTGGCGCGCCGTCCGCTTCTCGGCCGACGCCGCGCGGTACGCGGTCCACACCGGCGCCGGCGTCCGCGTGTACGAGACGACGACCGGCGCCGAGGCGGTGGAGCCGGCGGAGCAGCACGGGCCGGGCGACCGCCCCGCCGCGGCGCACGCGGCCGACGTGCTGTTCTCCCCCGACGGCAAGGCGCTGGTCGGGCTGGGGGTGATGATCGAGCCGGGGAACGTCGGCCTCGCCGAGTGGGCGATGGAGAACGGCCACCGCCGCCGCGCCACCGGCGGCGACCCGCGCCCCACGGCCGCGGCGTATTCGCCCGATTCCGACATGATCGCGGAGGGCTTCGCGGACCGCATCGTGCTGCTGTCGAACAAGGCGACGGAGGCACCGGAACCCGAGGGCGGGCGGGAGCGCACGCGACTGCGGCCGCACAAGCAGTTGCCGCCGGCGGCGCCGGTGACGGCGCTGGCCTTCAGCCCGGACGGGAAGGTGGTGGCGGCCGGCGTCCGCGGCGGGGCCGGCAAGCTGGCCGCGGCGGTGCAGTTGCTCGACGCGGCGACCGGTAAGGAGCTGCGCCGCTTCGGCGGGTTCGCGGCCGACGCCGCGGTGACGGCGCTGGCCTTCAGCCCGGACAGCCGGACGCTGCTGGCCGGCACCGCCGGCGGCGAGGTGAAGCGCTTCGCCGTGGCCGACCCGCCGCCGGCGTCGAGCCACGTCTCGGCGCTGCAGTTCGCCCCGGACGGCAAAACGTACCTCGTGGTCGCAAGCGAAAAGGCGCGGGTGAAGGACGCCGCCACCGACCGCATCCTGTGGGACGCCCCCGCCGAGGCCGCGCGCTTCACCGCCGACGGCACCGCGGTGGTGACGATGGGGAAGGACGTGGAGCGCCGCTCGGCCGCGACCGGCGAGGTGCAGACGGCGGCGCGGCGGCCGAAGACCGAACTCGGCTGGCACGCCGTCGCGTTCAGCCCGGAGGGCGCCCGGTACGCCGCCCACTTCGGGTTCGAGGCCCGCGTCTACGACCGCGACCCCGCCGCCGAGCCGTTCCGACTGGAGCGGTCGTTCGGGCCGCCCGGCGGTGCCCTCATCGGGGTCCACGGGCGGGACGTGCGCTACTCCCCGGACGGCAAGTTGCTCGCCGCCGTCGGCGTGATGCTGACGCCGACCGACATGGGCACGGCGGTGTGGGACGCCGAGACCGGCAAACGGCTGCTCGCGTACCCGCCGCCGGGGAACCTCGGCGAGTGGCAGGGGGCCACGGCCGCGGCCTTCAGCGCCGACGGCAAGCGGTTCGCGGTCGCGCTGGAGAAGCGCGTTCACGTGTTCGACGTGCCCGGGTTCAAACACCAACTCCGGCTCGACGACACGCCCGGCAGCGGGCCGGTCACGGCGCTGGCGTTCGCGCCCGACGGCAAGAGCCTCGCCGTCGGCTACCGCCTGCCGTTGCTCCACGGCGGTGAAGTGAAGCCGTCGGTCGTCGGCCACAAGACCGAGGTGCAGCTGATCGAGCTGGCGACGAGGAAGGAGCTGCGCCGGTTCGACGGCTTCGGGGGCGTCAACCACATGGGGCCGACGGTGCTGCCGGTGACGGCGCTGGCGTTCAGCCCCGACGGCAAGACGCTCCTGGCCGGCACCGGTCTGTCACACTTGTCCACACCGCCGGCCGGGCCGATTCCTCCCGGCGAGGTGAAGCGGTTCATCCTGGCCGACGAGCCGCCGGCGAAGGGGGCCGCGGCCCCGGTGTGGCGCGAGACGGGGAAGCTGCCGCGGTTTGAGGACCGCGTGCAGTCGGTGACGTTCAGCGCCGACGGCAAGCAGCTGGCCGTCGGCGGTCGCGGCGGCGCGGCACAGCACACCGTTACCATGTGGGACGCCGCGACGCGCCGGCAACTGTGGGCCGGCGGCCCCGTCCCGGCCGGCACCACCGGCGTGAGCTTCAGCCCGGACGGCAAGCTGCTCGCCGCCACCTGCGACACGACGACCGGCCTCTACGACGCACGGACGGGCCAACCGGTGCCGATGAACCCGCCGCTGCCGGGCGGCAAGGCGGCGGCGTTCAGCCACGCCGCGGAGCGCGTCGCGGGGCAGGCGCGGCGCAAGCTGGCGGTCACCGACGGGCGCATGGTGGCCGTGCTGGACTGGGCCGAGGGCGTGCCGGTGTCGAGCGCCACGTTCGGCCCGCTGAAGGACGGCCCGAAGGTCGAGGGCGAACTGCCGGCCGGCGTGGCGTTCGCGCCGAGCGGGCGGCAGCTCGTGTTCATCCCCAACCACAAGGTCGATCCGGCGTTCTTCGCCGGGAAGGCCGCGGCGGCGGGGCCGGCGACGCACTGGGTCGCACACGTGTGGGGCGGCGGCAGCGGCGAGGCGATGTACCCCCTGCCGCACGGCACCGCCCCGGTCACCGCGGTCGCGTGGTCGCCGGACGGCAAGACGATCGCCAGCGGCTGCCGGCTGGGCGACGTGGTCGTGTGGGACGCGAAGACGTTCCAGGAGCTGCGCCGCACCCGGCTCGGCGGCCGCAGCGGCGAGGGAATCATCCGCGCGCTCGCCTTCGCCCCCGACGGCCAGACGCTCGCCGCCGCCGTCAGCTTCGACGCGGGGAAGAACGCCGAGCGCGTGGTGATGCTCGACCCCGCCACCGGCGAGCGCCGCGGCAACGACCTGCAAGGCTTCGGCAGCTTCACCCCGGTGGCGCTGGCGTTCGCGCCGGACGGCCGGCCGCTCGCCGTGGGGCTCGCCGACTTCCTCCCGCAAATCCAGCTGCCGCCCGGCGGCGAGGACCGGCCGCTCGGCTCGGTCGTGCTGTTCACCACCGACCCGGAGCCGAAGGAGCCGCCGGCCGCGCCGGCGGCCGACGACGTGAGCTTCGCCCCGGACGGCCGCACGTACCTGTTCGTTCACGGCGGCACCGTGCAGCTGGCGGACGCGGCCACCGACCGCGTGCGGTGGGACGCCCCCGCCGACGCCGCCCGCTTCACCCCGGACGGCAAGACGGTGCTGACCGTCGGCGACGGCCTGATCCGCCGCGACGCCGCCACCGGCAAGGTGCTGACGGGCTTGCCGCGGCCGAAGCACAGCCACCCCGTTCGCGCCGCGGCGTTCAGCCCGGACGGCAAGCGGTACGCCGTCCACCACGGCACGTTCGCGCAGGTGCTCGACGGGGCCTCCGGCTTCGAGCTGGAGCGGCTCGGCCCCGACCCGATCTTGCCGCAACGCATCCTGCCGGCGGGGGCCGTCGCCCGGGTGGCGTGGTCGGCCGACGGCAAGCGGCTGGCGGTCGTCGGGCTGCCGGCGCGCGCCGACGGCAAGGTCGGCGTGCTGCTGTGGGACGCGGCGCGGCCGCTCTCCGTCGAGCTCGACGGCTTCCCCGCGGCCGAGGCCCGCGCCGCGGCCTTCTCCCCGGACGGCAAGACGCTCGCGGTCGCCACGCAGCACGACGTTTACCTGTGGGCCGACGGGGCGAAGGCGCCGCGGCGCGAGGCGCTGCTCGGCGACCTGGGCGCGGTCGGTTTCCTGCCGGACGGCCGCGTCCTCGTCGCCGGCGAGGGCCGCTACGCCGACGGGAAGTCCGACCCGCCGGTGTACGAGCGCCGGCTGTTCGCCCACGTAATCGACCGGAAGCAGGCGTTCGGCGGCATCTCGGCGATCGACATGACGACCGTCCGTCCGGCCGGCGCCCCGCCGGTGACAGCGCTCGCCGTGAGCCCCGACGGGCGCTCGGTGCTGGTCGCCGCCGGCGGCGGCGTGACGCGGCTGACGTTCGCGGAGCCGCCGGGCCGATAA
- a CDS encoding alpha/beta hydrolase produces the protein MRRLWSLPLLAAALVALSFDATPVEAQAAKPTEEAFTTADGVRLKGLFHKSPNGPKQGNAVVMLLYPPGAERTMLKGDWDGLVDALNTEGFHVFRFDWRGHGGSTDIVDPVGDNMPIGGVLYNGFFSNGITGGWNVRYVKGGALAKKPNELRVKGGITLPAYLPVFVNDLAAARLHLDQKNDNGEVNTSSLYIVGAGETASLGMMWLASEWQRPGVAPLLGGGLQYKATPTPGIVVDPPAGADIAGAVWLSGSRPPVFPQTTVQWWAKSSVKLRDNNKMLFLYGGTDAAAKKDADFFFDQVLVADGRKGAAGVAAVEQTFKADLGKTNLNGVALLGKDKDLKTETKILEYLKARQKDRVDMIRKSRNYVTPYYVNVNHYLSPR, from the coding sequence ATGCGCCGCCTGTGGTCCCTCCCGCTCCTGGCCGCCGCGCTCGTCGCGCTGAGTTTCGACGCCACGCCGGTGGAGGCGCAGGCCGCCAAGCCGACCGAGGAGGCGTTCACCACGGCCGACGGGGTGCGGCTGAAGGGGCTGTTCCACAAGAGCCCGAACGGGCCCAAGCAGGGGAACGCGGTCGTCATGCTCCTGTACCCGCCGGGGGCGGAGCGGACGATGCTCAAGGGCGACTGGGACGGCCTCGTGGACGCCCTGAACACCGAGGGCTTCCACGTCTTCCGGTTCGACTGGCGGGGCCACGGCGGCAGCACCGACATCGTGGACCCGGTCGGCGACAACATGCCGATCGGCGGGGTGCTGTACAACGGGTTCTTCTCCAACGGCATCACCGGCGGGTGGAACGTGAGGTACGTCAAGGGTGGGGCGCTCGCCAAGAAGCCGAACGAGCTGCGGGTGAAGGGCGGCATCACCCTGCCGGCGTACCTGCCGGTGTTCGTGAACGACCTGGCCGCCGCCCGCCTCCACCTCGACCAGAAGAACGACAACGGCGAGGTGAACACCAGCTCGCTGTACATCGTCGGGGCGGGCGAGACGGCGTCGCTGGGGATGATGTGGCTGGCGTCGGAGTGGCAGCGGCCGGGCGTGGCCCCGCTCCTCGGCGGCGGCCTCCAGTACAAGGCGACCCCCACCCCCGGCATCGTGGTGGACCCGCCGGCCGGGGCCGACATCGCCGGCGCCGTGTGGCTGAGCGGCAGCCGGCCGCCCGTCTTCCCGCAGACGACCGTGCAGTGGTGGGCCAAGTCGTCGGTCAAGCTCCGCGACAACAACAAGATGCTGTTCCTGTACGGCGGCACCGACGCGGCCGCGAAGAAGGACGCCGACTTCTTCTTCGACCAGGTGCTGGTGGCCGACGGCCGCAAGGGCGCGGCCGGCGTCGCGGCGGTCGAGCAGACGTTCAAGGCCGACCTGGGGAAGACGAACCTGAACGGCGTGGCCCTGCTCGGCAAGGACAAGGACCTGAAGACCGAGACGAAGATCCTGGAGTACCTGAAGGCCCGGCAGAAGGACCGCGTGGACATGATCCGCAAGAGCCGGAACTACGTCACCCCGTACTACGTGAACGTGAACCACTACCTGAGCCCGCGCTAG
- a CDS encoding right-handed parallel beta-helix repeat-containing protein produces the protein MRRLLLAAAFAAGCAQPAPRPATGNVRDHGAKGDGTADDTAALQDAVDRAAGAVVLPPGTYRITRPVVVDLDKTGPASISGNGPARVVMAGPGPAFKFVGTHAGTAAPASVKDNVWDKQRMPCLDGVEVVGDHAAAVGVEATGTHMLTIRRVLVRKCLHGIHLTGRNRNFAMSDSHVYHNRGVGVFFDRVNLHQANVSGSHVSYNGGGGIVVKAGEVRNLQVTGCDIEANHDKDGPPTANVLIDSTGGSNAEVAVTGCTIQHTRAAPGSANVRVVGPSNPDKGTNETRDGHVTITGNVLSDVKVNVHLAHARGVVVTGNTFWTGVEYNLLVEHSTGVVVGPNAMDRNPRYHREEDGAANAVRFRDCADCTVTGLFVKGTRTAPAGVALVTCDRMHLSGLTVLDCDGGGLLLDGLTRSRVTGCVVRDDRPGAGPAVRVVGGSGNVVADNTVAPAP, from the coding sequence ATGCGCCGCCTGCTTCTCGCCGCCGCCTTCGCCGCCGGCTGCGCCCAACCCGCGCCCCGCCCCGCCACCGGCAACGTCCGCGACCACGGCGCGAAGGGCGACGGCACCGCCGACGACACCGCCGCCCTGCAAGACGCCGTCGACCGCGCCGCCGGCGCCGTGGTGCTGCCGCCCGGCACGTACCGCATCACCCGCCCCGTCGTCGTCGACCTCGACAAGACCGGCCCCGCGTCCATCTCGGGGAACGGCCCGGCGCGCGTCGTGATGGCCGGCCCCGGGCCGGCGTTCAAGTTCGTCGGCACCCACGCCGGCACCGCGGCCCCGGCCAGCGTCAAGGACAACGTCTGGGACAAGCAGCGGATGCCCTGCCTCGACGGCGTCGAGGTCGTCGGCGACCACGCCGCGGCCGTCGGCGTCGAGGCGACCGGCACCCACATGCTGACGATCCGCCGCGTGCTGGTCCGCAAGTGCCTCCACGGCATCCACCTCACCGGCCGCAACCGCAACTTCGCCATGTCCGACAGCCACGTCTACCACAACCGCGGCGTCGGCGTGTTCTTCGACCGCGTCAACCTCCACCAGGCGAACGTGAGCGGCAGCCACGTCAGCTACAACGGCGGCGGCGGAATCGTGGTGAAGGCCGGCGAGGTGCGGAACCTGCAAGTCACCGGCTGCGACATCGAGGCGAACCACGACAAGGACGGCCCGCCGACGGCGAACGTGCTGATCGACAGCACCGGCGGGTCGAACGCGGAGGTGGCGGTCACCGGCTGCACGATCCAGCACACGCGGGCCGCGCCGGGCTCGGCGAACGTCCGCGTCGTGGGGCCGAGCAACCCCGACAAGGGGACCAACGAGACGCGCGACGGGCACGTTACCATAACGGGGAACGTGCTCAGCGACGTGAAGGTGAACGTCCACCTGGCGCACGCCCGCGGCGTCGTGGTCACGGGGAACACGTTCTGGACGGGGGTCGAGTACAACCTGCTGGTCGAGCACAGCACGGGCGTGGTGGTGGGGCCGAACGCGATGGACCGCAACCCGCGCTACCACCGCGAGGAGGACGGGGCCGCGAACGCCGTGCGGTTCCGCGACTGCGCCGACTGCACGGTGACCGGCCTGTTCGTGAAGGGCACGCGCACGGCGCCCGCCGGCGTGGCGCTGGTGACGTGCGACCGGATGCACCTGTCCGGGCTGACGGTGCTGGACTGCGACGGCGGCGGGCTGCTGCTGGACGGGCTGACGCGGAGCCGGGTGACCGGGTGCGTGGTCCGCGACGACCGGCCGGGGGCCGGCCCGGCGGTCCGGGTGGTCGGCGGCAGCGGGAACGTGGTGGCCGACAACACGGTGGCCCCGGCGCCGTGA
- a CDS encoding catalase has protein sequence MPPPNDPAPPRNPGAGGETHQQAGGTVPPLTTQQGVPVADDQNTLRAGPRGPALLEDFHFREKLFHFDHERIPERVVHARGFGAHGFFESNGELEGVSRAAVFKKGAKTPTFVRFSTVAGNKGSADLARDVRGFATKFYTTEGNWDLVGNNMPVFFIQDAMKFPDMVHAFKDEPDSGFPQAATAHDNAWDFISLTPESMHMVMWVMSDRAIPRSFRFMEGFGVHTFRLVDAQGKSTFVKFHWKPKLGMQSVVWNEAVKINGADPDFHRRDLWDAIGAGQFPEWELGVQLFDDAFARKFEFDILDPTKLIPEEQVPVKVVGRMVLDRRVDNFFAETEQVAFCTQNVVPGIDFSDDPLLQGRNFSYLDTQLKRLGGPNFTHIPINAPKCPVMNFQQDGHMAMRNPKGRANYEPNSWGDQGGPRETPAGFKTVPVPFPADAAKVRQRPETFSDHYSQARQFYVSQTPVEQTHIADALVFELSKVQTVAIRARMVSHLLNIDAGLADKVAKGLRLEPVPAAMPAAKPTRQDLPPSPKLSILKNPPASFAGRKVGALVTDGVDAGVLAALRKALEAEGAMLALVAPQVGGVTDSAGTRHPADEKIDGGPSVLFDAVAVLVSPAGAEALAKLPPARDFVADAAAHYKFVGYSAAAAPLFEKAGVPLDEGFVRLDDAGAAAGFVTTCRKLRFWDRGAAKK, from the coding sequence ATGCCCCCGCCGAACGACCCCGCCCCGCCCCGCAACCCCGGCGCCGGCGGCGAGACGCACCAGCAGGCCGGCGGCACCGTCCCGCCGCTCACCACCCAGCAGGGCGTCCCCGTCGCCGACGACCAGAACACCCTCCGCGCCGGGCCGCGCGGGCCGGCGCTCCTGGAAGACTTCCACTTCCGCGAGAAGCTCTTCCACTTCGACCACGAGCGCATCCCCGAGCGCGTCGTCCACGCCCGCGGGTTCGGCGCCCACGGGTTCTTCGAGAGCAACGGCGAGCTCGAAGGCGTCAGCCGCGCCGCCGTGTTCAAGAAGGGCGCGAAGACGCCGACGTTCGTGCGCTTCTCGACCGTCGCCGGGAACAAGGGCTCCGCCGACCTGGCCCGCGACGTGCGCGGGTTCGCCACCAAGTTTTACACGACAGAAGGGAACTGGGACCTCGTCGGCAACAACATGCCGGTGTTCTTCATCCAGGACGCGATGAAGTTCCCCGACATGGTCCACGCCTTCAAGGACGAGCCCGACAGCGGCTTCCCCCAGGCCGCGACCGCGCACGACAACGCCTGGGACTTCATCAGTCTCACGCCCGAGTCGATGCACATGGTCATGTGGGTCATGTCCGACCGGGCCATCCCGCGGTCCTTCCGGTTCATGGAAGGGTTCGGCGTCCACACCTTCCGCCTCGTGGACGCCCAGGGGAAGAGCACGTTCGTGAAGTTCCACTGGAAGCCGAAGCTGGGGATGCAGTCGGTGGTGTGGAACGAGGCGGTGAAGATCAACGGCGCCGACCCCGACTTCCACCGCCGCGACCTGTGGGACGCCATCGGCGCCGGCCAGTTCCCCGAGTGGGAGCTCGGCGTGCAGCTGTTCGACGACGCCTTCGCCCGCAAGTTCGAGTTCGACATCCTCGACCCCACCAAGCTCATCCCCGAGGAACAGGTGCCGGTGAAGGTCGTCGGCCGGATGGTGCTCGACCGGCGCGTGGACAACTTCTTCGCGGAGACGGAGCAGGTGGCGTTCTGCACGCAGAACGTCGTCCCCGGCATCGACTTCAGCGACGACCCGCTGTTGCAGGGGCGGAACTTCTCGTACCTGGACACGCAGCTGAAGCGGCTCGGCGGGCCGAACTTCACGCACATCCCGATCAACGCCCCGAAGTGCCCGGTGATGAACTTCCAGCAGGACGGGCACATGGCGATGCGGAACCCGAAGGGCCGCGCCAACTACGAGCCGAACTCGTGGGGCGACCAGGGCGGCCCGCGCGAGACGCCGGCCGGCTTCAAGACGGTGCCGGTGCCGTTCCCCGCCGACGCCGCGAAGGTGCGGCAGCGGCCCGAGACGTTCAGCGACCACTACAGCCAGGCGCGGCAGTTCTACGTCAGCCAGACGCCGGTGGAGCAGACCCACATCGCCGACGCGCTGGTGTTCGAGCTCAGCAAGGTGCAGACGGTGGCGATCCGCGCCCGCATGGTGTCGCACCTGCTGAACATCGACGCCGGCCTCGCCGACAAGGTGGCGAAGGGGCTGCGGCTGGAGCCGGTGCCGGCGGCGATGCCGGCCGCGAAGCCGACCCGGCAGGACCTGCCGCCGTCGCCGAAGCTGAGCATCCTGAAGAACCCGCCGGCGTCGTTCGCCGGCCGCAAGGTCGGGGCGCTCGTGACCGACGGCGTGGACGCGGGCGTGCTGGCGGCGCTGCGGAAGGCGCTGGAGGCCGAGGGGGCGATGCTGGCGCTGGTGGCGCCGCAGGTCGGCGGCGTCACCGACTCGGCGGGCACCCGCCACCCGGCCGACGAGAAGATCGACGGCGGCCCGTCGGTGCTGTTCGACGCGGTGGCGGTGCTCGTGTCACCGGCCGGGGCGGAGGCGCTGGCCAAGCTGCCGCCGGCGCGCGACTTCGTGGCTGACGCGGCGGCGCATTACAAGTTCGTCGGCTACTCCGCGGCCGCGGCGCCGCTGTTCGAGAAGGCCGGCGTGCCGCTGGACGAGGGCTTTGTCCGCCTCGACGACGCCGGCGCGGCCGCGGGGTTCGTGACGACGTGTCGGAAGCTGCGGTTCTGGGACCGCGGCGCGGCGAAGAAATAA
- a CDS encoding DUF7336 domain-containing protein — MASVFILQHVHERDDGSEDVKLIGVYSSRAAAAAAVDRMSRRPGFVDAAAGFHIDEYRLDQDQWAEGYATVGG; from the coding sequence ATGGCGAGCGTGTTCATCCTCCAGCACGTCCACGAGCGGGACGACGGCTCCGAGGACGTGAAGTTGATCGGCGTGTATTCGTCGCGTGCGGCGGCGGCGGCGGCGGTGGACCGGATGTCCCGCCGGCCCGGGTTCGTGGACGCGGCGGCCGGGTTCCACATCGACGAGTACCGGCTGGACCAGGACCAGTGGGCCGAGGGTTACGCGACCGTCGGCGGGTGA